The following proteins are encoded in a genomic region of Corylus avellana chromosome ca4, CavTom2PMs-1.0:
- the LOC132176980 gene encoding ABC transporter G family member 1-like translates to MASLHYEVNQNPRAPRSSSLEVETIDIHPMPAALAGNRGGVNDVVRSAMSVENGVSLTWEDLWVTVTNGKSGSRSILAGVSGFARPGELLAIMGPSGCGKSTLLDALAGRLGSNIRQSGEILINGHKQALAFGTSAYVTQDDILLSTLTVREAVHYSAQLQLPDSMSKSEKRERADTTITEMGLQDAMNTRIGGWGAKGISGGQKRRVSICIEILTRPKLLFLDEPTSGLDSAASYYVMSRIASLDQRDGVGRTVIASIHQPSSEVFQLFHNLCLLSSGKTVYFGPASAANEFFASNGFPCPTLQNPSDHFLKTINKDFEKDLEQGLGGRTPTEEAIDTLTKSYKSSEAYQEVRRQVAEICKQDCGAEEKKKRRHAGFITQCVVLTRRSFVNMYRDLGYYWLRMAIYVTLSFGLATIFYDLGSSYGSIQARGSLLMFIASFLTFMTIGGFPSFVEEMKVFGRERLNGHYGTSAFVIGNTFSSVPYLLLISLIPGAIAYYLPGLQKGAEHFIYFACVLFACMMLVESLMMIVASIVPNFLMGIITGAGIQGLMILAGGFFRFRNDIPKPFWRYPFYYIAFHKYAYQGLFKNEFEGLTFPGNPAGGPRTVTGEQILSDTWQMERDYSKWVDLGVLLGMVVLYRILFLVFIKMSEKIKPVLRALVSARTPKQTATVMINPSATPLHGENL, encoded by the exons ATGGCTTCTCTTCATTATGAAGTAAACCAGAACCCAAGAGCTCCACGTTCTTCATCTTTAGAGGTGGAAACCATTGACATTCATCCGATGCCAGCGGCACTGGCAGGTAACAGAGGAGGAGTAAACGACGTCGTTAGAAGTGCTATGTCGGTGGAGAATGGTGTTTCCCTGACATGGGAAGATTTGTGGGTGACGGTTACAAACGGAAAGAGTGGTAGCAGATCAATACTCGCGGGTGTGTCTGGTTTTGCTCGACCAGGCGAGCTCTTGGCCATAATGGGTCCTTCTGGTTGTGGCAAGTCTACCCTCCTTGATGCTCTCGCAg GGAGATTAGGCTCAAACATAAGGCAGTCAGGGGAAATTCTCATCAATGGCCATAAACAGGCGCTGGCTTTTGGGACCTCG GCATACGTAACACAAGATGATATTCTGTTGTCAACATTAACGGTGAGAGAAGCCGTGCATTACTCAGCTCAGCTACAACTTCCAGACTCCATGTCAAAGTCAGAGAAAAGGGAGAGAGCTGATACCACAATCACAGAAATGGGGTTGCAGGATGCCATGAACACAAGAATTGGTGGGTGGGGAGCCAAAGGCATCAGCGGTGGGCAGAAGAGAAGAGTCAGCATTTGCATTGAGATCCTCACACGCCCCAAGCTTCTTTTCCTCGACGAGCCAACGAGTGGACTCGACAGTGCAGCATCATATTATGTGATGAGCAGAATTGCAAGCCTGGATCAAAGGGATGGAGTTGGAAGAACCGTAATTGCTTCCATCCATCAGCCCAGCAGTGAGGTCTTCCAGCTTTTCCACAATCTTTGCCTTCTGTCGTCTGGGAAAACAGTGTATTTTGGCCCTGCTTCTGCAGCGAATGAG TTTTTCGCCTCAAATGGCTTTCCCTGCCCGACTCTCCAAAATCCATCTGATCACTTTctcaaaaccataaacaagGATTTTGAAAAG GATCTTGAGCAAGGTTTAGGTGGAAGAACACCCACAGAGGAAGCAATTGACACTCTTACAAAGTCATACAAATCATCTGAGGCGTACCAGGAAGTTCGAAGACAAGTAGCAGAAATATGTAAACAA GATTGTGGAgcagaggagaagaagaagagaaggcaCGCAGGGTTTATTACTCAGTGTGTGGTTCTTACGAGAAGGTCTTTTGTGAACATGTATCGTGATCTGGGCTACTACTGGCTGCGCATGGCTATCTATGTCACATTGTCTTTTGGCCTAGCCACCATTTTTTACGATCTTGGTTCTTCATATGGATCAATTCAG gCAAGAGGTTCACTGCTCATGTTTATAGCTTCGTTCCTAACTTTCATGACCATCGGTGGATTCCCTTCTTTTGTAGAGGAAATGAAG GTATTTGGACGAGAAAGATTAAATGGGCATTATGGGACAAGTGCATTTGTAATCGGCAACACATTTTCTTCTGTTCCATACTTGTTACTGATTTCATTGATTCCCGGAGCAATTGCTTATTACCTTCCCGGACTTCAGAAAGGAGCTGAACACTTCATATACTTTGCTTGCGTGCTGTTTGCTTGCATGATGCTGGTGGAGAGCCTGATGATGATTGTTGCAAGCATCGTGCCTAATTTCCTCATGGGTATAATAACCGGCGCCGGAATTCAAGGGCTCATGATTTTAGCCGGCGGATTCTTCCGATTCCGAAATGATATTCCCAAGCCATTTTGGAGATATCCGTTCTACTACATTGCTTTCCACAAGTACGCCTACCAAGGGCTGTTCAAGAACGAGTTTGAAGGGCTAACTTTTCCGGGCAATCCCGCCGGAGGGCCACGCACGGTCACCGGTGAACAGATTTTGAGCGACACGTGGCAAATGGAAAGGGATTACTCAAAGTGGGTGGATCTTGGTGTGTTGTTAGGGATGGTAGTTTTGTAtcgaattttgtttttggttttcatTAAGATGAGTGAAAAGATTAAGCCTGTTTTAAGAGCTTTGGTGTCGGCGAGGACTCCCAAGCAAACTGCAACGGTCATGATCAATCCCTCTGCTACACCTTTACATGGGGAGAATCTGTAG